The window CTTCATATCACGTGTCACCTCTAATTTTTCAATATCAGCTATTGTTACGTAAAATCCGGTTTTGGTTTTTGCTCTAATTAACAAATGAACTGTTTTGCATATTAGATTGATTTTACTAATGCAAAATCGTTTAACCTTAAATCAAACTATTGTACTAAGAAGGTTTCCACAATACGAATTGTGCAACTTCTTAGACCAAATGTTAAAGCAACTTCTGAGACCTAGCTAGCCGTGGATAAAGAATAATGATGGCAATGTttagtttaacatttttaaaacagtagatataatttataattctaACTTCTGATACTAATATGTGATACGGTAActattacaaattaataaacatgacACATAAAATGCATGTTGTCATCGTTGTCTCATGATCTCAGCCTAAAAAAAAAGGTACATCCTTCTGGGTCGGAGAAGTGACAAAAAGTAAACCTTGCATGAACATCTTCAGCTTCTTCCTCCAGGTAGCATATTGATTAGAGCTTCCATGGTGATGTGAGTTAACACAAGAATGTTTAGCCTATTCACAAAACAAAGGAACAAATAAATAAGCATGTTATAAGCCATGAAGTGATAATTATACgatcataaataataaaatttacttcATAGTCAACATCCGTTGTAGTCTAGCTGGTCAGGATACTCGGCTCTCACCCGAGAGACCCGGGTTCGAGTCCCGGCAACGGAGcaaactttttaaatattttttttgtattatatatatagcaaaCCGGATTGTGTTTCAGTAAACCAAGAAGGGAGAAGAAAAACCCTCAAGCCGGCgttctcttctctctttctttttttttctttttggtcatTTGAGATTAGAGGGAGATGCAGAGATTGAGATCTTCTCAGTTACTAAGAAGGCCTCTGTTGGAGAGCAGGAGGCTTGGAGGAGGGTATTGCACGAGCTCCTCCTCCGAAAAGATCGTAGCTTCGGTGCTTTTCGAGAGATTACGCGTTGTGATTCCCAAACCAGATCCTGCTGTCTACGCCTTTCAGGAGTTCAAGTAAATCCACACTCTCCTTTTATGTTCATCTCATTACAGCTCCATTTCGATATTTatgtgtttctttttgtttttattaaatttatttctgtCGCAGATTCAATTGGCAACAGCAGTTTCGCCGTAGATACCCAGATGAGTTCTTGGACATTGCTAAGAACAGGTTAAACTACATTCCTTCTTTTTACATGTGTCTGAATGCATACATCTCTAGTCAACGTTTTCATGTCATCTCTATTAGATTCTTTCATAAACTGTAGATAGGCGTTTTTATCTTGTAGCTTCTATTAGAACTGTTTCTGTTTATTACATAGTGAAGGGTTATGATCATCTCTGGTTCTGTTGAGAGTTGTTGCTCAAAGTGTAATGAAAAATTTCAATTCATCTTTGAATAACAGAGCCAAAGGTGAATATCAAATGGACTATGTACCTGCTCCCAGAATCACTGAGGCTGACAAGAATAACGATAGGAAGTAAGTTTCACCTTTAATTAAAGACATATGTACTTGTCTTCTCTTTCGCTTACTGGCTTGCAATTGTTACTAGGTCATTATACAGAGCTCTTGACAAAAAGTTGTATCTTCTCATCTTCGGAAAGCCATTTGGAGCTACTAGTGACAAACCTGTCTGGCATTTCCCTGAGAAAGTGTATGATTCTGAGCCAACTCTTCGCAAGGTGATGATGATGGATTATCTCCCTCTGTTATCAATCCATAACACCATCAGTTTCGTTCTTATGTGTAATTCGGTATTTGCAGTGTGCTGAATCTGCTTTGAAGTCAGTCTTGGGAGATCTGACTCACACATACTTTGTTGGAAATGCTCCAATGGCTCACATGGCTATTCAACCTACTGAAGAAACACCTGATTTGCCGTCTTACAAGGTAAACAACAAAGATCCTCTGAGATAAAGAAAGAAGCAATCGGTTACTTAATTTGACTGATTCTTTtgaatcatcttcttcttcttgtgtagAGGTTCTTCTTCAAATGCAGTGTAGTAGCAGCGTCCAAGTACAACATACGTAACTGCGAGGATTTTGTGTGGGTTACCAAAGATGAGCTTTTGGAGTTCTTCCCTGAGCAAGCTGAGTTCTTCAACAAGATGATCATTAGCTGAGACTAGTCACTCACTCACCACCACCAAAATAAAActccttttttattttctcttttcctTCTAGATAGTTCTCCTGAGGAAGATAGAAAAACTTTTTAAGACATTAATATGGTGAGTGAAGGTCTTTGTAATAATTAGACCAAACGATGTCTCTTGTTTTTGTAGTCACGCACATGTGGTGTGTGAGCCTGTGAGGTCACaaagggttttttttttatgttgacTTTTGGCAGTTGATTGGAA of the Brassica rapa cultivar Chiifu-401-42 chromosome A03, CAAS_Brap_v3.01, whole genome shotgun sequence genome contains:
- the LOC103858204 gene encoding 39S ribosomal protein L46, mitochondrial, with amino-acid sequence MQRLRSSQLLRRPLLESRRLGGGYCTSSSSEKIVASVLFERLRVVIPKPDPAVYAFQEFKFNWQQQFRRRYPDEFLDIAKNRAKGEYQMDYVPAPRITEADKNNDRKSLYRALDKKLYLLIFGKPFGATSDKPVWHFPEKVYDSEPTLRKCAESALKSVLGDLTHTYFVGNAPMAHMAIQPTEETPDLPSYKRFFFKCSVVAASKYNIRNCEDFVWVTKDELLEFFPEQAEFFNKMIIS